The DNA sequence CTCATTTTGTTACCTTTATGGCAGCGGAAAACCTCAAGCTATGCCAGTATGACGCCAAAGTCTATAGTGAAACAAAAAATTAATATAACCGTCATCTTATCCTCAAAAAAATGTCAGAAAAGCATGTTCTTACTGTGCTATAGCGCCAAAACACAATGATGGCTTCAACATGCTGACATCGTTGGTGACAAGATGGCACAGATAACCGCGCCACAGGTTATCGACAGACGTCTCAAATTATCCCGCCAGACCATCAACAGCACATTTATCGTAGTAATTTATCGCAGTAAAAACAGAGATAAGAATTTTCTGCATTACATTTTTTTGACGTGACCATCAAAAATAAATAGCCACTCCATCTATTATCATTAATAAACCGTTTTCTCAGTGCCGCAAACAGCAAGAGAAACAAAAAATTAACATTTACCCTAATGCATCATTGATTCAGGTACGTCAAGCGAGCGCTTGTATAACGTGAGGCAGCCCACATTCTGCATCAATGCCTATCTGATATCAGCACATGCCGGGCAGAAATCTGAAGAAAGATAAATCGATATCTAGTTAATTGATTGATAATGAAATTTTAACAACATAGAATACGCGCCCCTACAACTAGTCCCTACAACGATAAGGATACCAATGTGTCACACCATCATTTGTGGGAAATGATAAGAACCCTGTATTTTATTGGGCTCCCGGTTTCAATGTTATTCACACTCCTCATGAGCCGGGATAATTCGTGGATGATGCGTATTCTGGCTTCAATATTAATCGGGATAACCTGGCCGTTGAGCTTTCCCGTCGTGTTTGTTTTTTC is a window from the Dickeya lacustris genome containing:
- a CDS encoding GhoT/OrtT family toxin, encoding MSHHHLWEMIRTLYFIGLPVSMLFTLLMSRDNSWMMRILASILIGITWPLSFPVVFVFSFF